The Fusarium fujikuroi IMI 58289 draft genome, chromosome FFUJ_chr01 sequence AGTACATCACGTAGGAAATGGGACAGATCATGGCCTTCAATGTTTAATTTGTGATATCGAGCGGCGGTAGGCCCTTCTATCTAACTATACACAACTTTCCTGTGTCATCAATCGTTCCAAGTAGGAGATAAAAACAAAATAGATAATGCGATAACACCTCGCATGGGCGATTCATCCTTTGTGCCAGTAACGCCTAATCCCATCCCAATCCGCTGGGAATCCCAAAAGTTACAAATAAGAAAGTAATGAAGCGCTTAGTGCATGTCCTTTTCCCATTCCCCACAGTCCATTAAACCACTCTCTACAGGTCCATGGTAAGAAGTTCTAACCTCGATGTAACAGCGTCACAGCTGGCGCTGATACGTTGCACGCGAGCCATGGCCAAAGCAGCGATACATTCTTCCTCACCGGCATCGACAAGTTCGAGACGGGCAAGGACCTTTTCGGACTCAACGCCGCCAAAGATGTCAACGTGCGATAGACCCTCAGTATCAAACTCCTTGGGTTGCtcagtggtggtggtagcgGTCTCAGTATGGAACAGTGCGAATTCAGGATCAGACTCAAattcaagatcaacaggGGCGGCGTCAATGGGCTCAGAAACCTCGGGCTTCTCGACAGGGCGCTCAATGGCGGGcacctcaagcttctcctcctcggaGTCGAAGATGGGCTCAGCAAAGTTGGAGGTCTTGCCAGAGAGAACAGAAGCGTCAATAGCATCAGGAAGCTCAGGAGTATCGACAACAAAGACCTGAGGCTGGAAGTTGAAAGAGCCATCAAGAGTGAGCATGGAGAAGTCCATGTTCTGCTCAGGGATCATAGCCATGCCAATCTGGTGCTGAGAAGACTGCTGAGCGTTATAGGGGTTGATGTCCTTGGGTACCTGTCGCTGCTCAGGTTGAGGCTCGACCTTGAGCTGAGGAGTCTGCTGAACAGCGGTAGGGTTGCTGCTGAGGTTGTCCaagaagttggagaaagAAGGCGAAGACAGGAGCATGCGGGTGAGGTCAGTCAGACGCTTGTTCTCGTCCACGAGAGCACGGTTCTGAGCGCGGAGGTCACCGTTCTCGCTGACCTTGTTGGCAATCTCAGTCTCAAGCTGAGTGATGTATTCTGAGGCATTGTTAGCAAACGGTTTCGAATGATCGTCGCGGAGAAAACTTACCCTTTCTGCGGGAACGGAAAGCACGAGCGGAGACCTTGTTGCGAAGCTGTCGTCGCTCCTTGCtgctgagcttcttgccctccTCGCTAGCCAAGAGgcgctcatcctcatccatctcctcttcgtccttCTTGGATCGGGGAAGGTTGGCCATGGGGCTGGTAGCCTGACTTTCAGGCATTGAGGGCTTGGCTCGCATAGAGTTCAGGAGCTGAGTAATCTTCTGCTCAACAATGGGGTCGGTAGGCTGAGGGGCCTTGCCACGAGACTTGGGCTGCGATGCCTGGCGCtgagcttgttgttgctgctgaatgatctgctgctgctgtcgctgttgttgctgagccTTGGCAAGAGCGGCTTGGGAGTGAGCACCAGGCCAGAGACGGCCGTTGTTCTGTGTGGGCAAAACGGGTGGTGAGGGAAGGCCAGCGTTCTCTTGCTCGATGCTGCTAGGGTCGACAGTGAAAAACTGTTGCGTCTCGGTCTGCGACTCGAaatccatatccatatccGAAGCACCCAAAGTAGCCTGCGAAGGAGATGTGTTGAAATCAAACAGATCAGCCTCGGGGCTGAAGGTGGTTAGGTAGTCGATGTTGCGGAAGTCTTGGTAACCAGTGTTGTTTGTCTGGTTAACGGCCATtgtgttggcgatggcacCGGGCACAAAGCCAGTCTGTTGTCGGTACATGTCATAGTTGTGACTGGGGCCGCTCAAGCTCTGGGCAGTTGTGGTGGCGGGAGCAGCGACAGCGGCTGAGATAGGGCTCGCGAAGGTAGCCTTTGATGTTCCTGATGGTGATACTGAAGTAGCAGGAGATTGGAAGTTATCGTACTCGGTAAGATCGAGGAGAGCGTCGATATCGACGGTATTCTGGCCAGGACCCGACATGTTGTTGTATCAGTTCGGCGATACCGGAGGATGTAGTGTTTGGGAATGAGAGATTGAATTCGTCGCCCAAGTGATGATCAGTGGAAGACTCGAGTATTGTCGCGATAGATTTTGTCTGTTGTGTTTATCTTGCTTAGAAGATCGTTGAAAAGTAATGGTTGTTGAGAGATAGAAGTTCTGTAACAGAAGCGATTGTTTGGAAGTTGAGAAGGGGAAAGATGGAACCAGGCAGAAAATCGGGAACTGGGGAGGGACCGTGTTCTATGAATGGGGTGGGTGCCTTGGTCGGCGGTACGTACCCGCCGGGTCCGACAACATGATCCCCCGGCGTGTCAGGGAGGGAGAAACTGGTGAAAGCCACTGAAGCCCACTTAGGTAATCCACTATAAACATGCTCAAGGCCCCCAACTTCAGGGACTCGGCCCCTGAATTGATTCCATTCGAGCGCTATGAACCGCTAGATCCAGGTCTCTCTGTCAGGTAACGCCGGCCGTTGTCAGGGCTGACCAGGGAGCAGGGATAGATCGGTGGCCGGGAATCCGACTAGTGAGGGAGAGGAGTGAGGACGCGTCAGCTCTTTTCTTGGGTTGTGCAAGCCAAGGGTGGGAGTCAAGGGCCAAGGAGGTGGATAACTCATTGAGGCAGCGCCGTAACTCTAGAGGCCAATCAAGATGCGCCTCTGACGACCGAGCCTCTCAGAGACAGCAGCGAGCGTATCCCTGTTTCGCCGTCCGAGGGGGTGCGGAGCGAACAAGGTGCGAGTCTTGCGAGAGTCTAGCTCCAAGAAGAGAGCGAAACGAACGACCAGAGACGTCTGCGGcctgaggatgacgacgCTCAACTGCCCCTTTGGGACACGCTTGGTGCCAAAAAGCCCATGATGGAGGCATGGCGCTGGTCTTTTTGGCTCCTCAGAGTCTCATTGCTCGTCTTTGGCTGCGCTTTTTCGTATGCATTTCTGGTCCACAGTCGACTTCACCTGCAGATGCACCTACGAGCTTACGTCTCTCATCCTCTGAGGCTTCGTGGCCTGGGCTCAATATGGTCAAGCCTCAGGCTGATTATTCTTCTGCCTACGTCTGAATACCAACGTCCCCTCCTGTTTGAGGttatcaagcttgatgcaGACAAAAGCACGGCTAGATAATTCCTCCGGCCAATAGTTCTGGTACGACTCAATGTGATAAGGGGAGATCAATCTCATCGTCACCGTTAAATCCGGCGGCTGCTCCAACCGGACGGCAAAGCGGCAGCCCATCGCTATCGGTTATCATGGCTGGAATGCTCGTCAGCAACTTGCTACAAGAAGCCTCTGACCACTGATGTGTGAACTCTGCAGATAAACAACAAATGCATACCAGCCAATTCACTGATCAGCGTTGGCGGGTGCTGAAACCTGTCTTCCGTCCGACCCGAGCGTGGCTGTACAAAACAATAGAATTGTGCCCTTACACTGGCTGGTATGCTTTCCGAAGCTTGTCTCCTACTTCCAGAGTCCACTATTACGATGCTCAAGTATAGATGCAGCTACTTTTCCTCAAGCGATGCGTTGCCAACTCAGATCATCAGGGAAGAAACGCTGATATGATTCATTTCCCTTGATTCTTGCTCATTTCAATAAGAAATGAACAGACAAGGTCTTGCCTCACCGTAAAGACATTGCGGGGATGACCATCTCCATCAATATCATATATCGATTGCACTGCCACCGCCCTCATATCCCAAAATCCCACCAGCGCAAGCACAGTCCATTTCAGAAGCCTGAAGAGTCCTTGAGTTCATCCCACCGTTCActtttcctcttctgctCTACGCTGCGCTGCGTCGCTGCTGGCTGCTCCATCTCATTGCTCGCTTTTTATTCCTGTTTGCTCACTGTCATCTACTGTGCCACGCTGCTATAATCGTGTAAACCCACACAGTAACATCAGCGGGCACCCATTGGGCTGTGTCATCAGAGTTGGAGTCTTGGCTTCCCAAGTAAGCTCAATGATCGTCGTTCTTGAGATGGCTTGAACCACTCATCTTCTCTGGTGATCTCCGTCGTGCCACAAAGAATGACATCGGGTGTTAATATCGCCGTTATGCCGTTGCCGGGCTTTAGATCTTGAAGGCACCGAGTAATCTTTGGCGTTTACAGTGCTGCTAGTATCCGTACGGAACGGATCTGTGTTGACATCCAAGCCTCAAACCCGGTTTGTTTTTTTCGCCACTCCTCAACCAATGAGTGTTGGATTCCCGTGACAAGACAAACCGATCGACAGTCTCGACAAAAATAGAACTTCCCAGTTTGTGGTCGCCCTGGCGCTGGCTCAACTGCCGCCCTGGTTATCTTCTCCACTGCccctgacgatgatggacaATGACACAAGAGAATACGGCGTTTGCCGTTATTATGAGTTTCATCCAAAACGCTTTGCTATGCATCAACCGAGACCTGTTTCACAAAACGACGGTTCTCCTTTCGTCGACAGTGGTTCCGTCACTTCATCCCACATACCGGAAGCCTCGAACAAGCTTTGGCTAGGGGGTTTTGCCGTGGCGGGAGTCTCGAATTATAGTCGATCGACTGATTATCGGTACCAGGCTTGAAACATCTGGTTCACGTTACGGCTCGAGAATTCACCCCTTTTGGGTTTATTCTTTGAGTGTTCAACCATCTACAATTTCTGATCTGAAGTTCTTGATTCAACCTTGTGCCAAGACTTCGCTTTCGCTTTACTCAGATCTAATACAACTGCCGGCGGTGATGAGAGCTTAATCTTGACGATCCTGGCCAAAGAAGATTTTAGCATTGATAAAATTTCAATTTTCGCATGGTTTAAAGAGCACAGCCCATGCAATTAGCCACTTTGGTATGCTGGCCTCGACATCGCCTAAAGTTCTGAACTTTTCCAGAAGCTAGATCATTAGCGACTCCAGTTCCAAACCGCAAGCACATAGCCTCTGCCAAGACCGTGATAAGGTAAGAGGCAATGAGGCTTGAAAGTTGTCTTTGCTGTAATAAAAATAGCTCCATGTGAATGAATATTGCTTGCGCCTCAATGAACTCGAGATCGAGACGAATTCGAGGTCACATGTTTCATCACGTGCGGTACATCACGTGACCATGAGATTGGTTAGCACGTGATTGGCTCCGTGAGACAGCCTGCCTCTAGTTTCAGCCTCTTGAGGCCATCCATCAATGGCCCCATTCGCCTGCATCTGCATGCATTTGGAGAACGTCGTCGGAGCCTTACGTCCTACAACCGTGCGCGCCCAACTGCACTCGCGCCTGAACAGTCGTGTCTGACATATTCCTCGCCCGGCCAAAGTGTCAACTGGAACGCGCTTATCGGTTTGTATATACCGTGTCTGTCTATCTATCTGTGCCTTGTTGCGACTCGTGAAAGATTGAAACAGTTTCGGCCGTCACATTTCGTTGTTGCATCGCATTGCATAGCATAGCAGAGTATTGCGCAGCATCGCTCGCATCGCGACAGCCTATTCTTTTTTGATTGTGTTCTCCAACTTTAAAGATACGGTTACCATCCAAGCTTGCACTTGCAAACAGGTACTGCAAAGAGCAGCATCCTCTGCAAACATATCGCGTTCTACTAGGCCTCAGAAGGTCCTATCAAGTTGCTATTTCAGTTCCCTCATCCGAACATATCAACTGAAAATCCATCACTCGCCACTATGGTAAGCTGACCATAGCCGTACAAAATGGGGAGAGAAAAACGAAACCTGCCCGCGGCTGTGGCAGGTGGCCCAAAGGAGAGGCATAGACGTGCACAAAGATCTCAGTATGATCATACAGCACCTGTTCCCCCTGGCTTTGTTGCCAAACCAGCTCTTCCAAAGACAACGAA is a genomic window containing:
- a CDS encoding related to bZIP transcription factor, with product MSGPGQNTVDIDALLDLTEYDNFQSPATSVSPSGTSKATFASPISAAVAAPATTTAQSLSGPSHNYDMYRQQTGFVPGAIANTMAVNQTNNTGYQDFRNIDYLTTFSPEADLFDFNTSPSQATLGASDMDMDFESQTETQQFFTVDPSSIEQENAGLPSPPVLPTQNNGRLWPGAHSQAALAKAQQQQRQQQQIIQQQQQAQRQASQPKSRGKAPQPTDPIVEQKITQLLNSMRAKPSMPESQATSPMANLPRSKKDEEEMDEDERLLASEEGKKLSSKERRQLRNKVSARAFRSRRKEYITQLETEIANKVSENGDLRAQNRALVDENKRLTDLTRMLLSSPSFSNFLDNLSSNPTAVQQTPQLKVEPQPEQRQVPKDINPYNAQQSSQHQIGMAMIPEQNMDFSMLTLDGSFNFQPQVFVVDTPELPDAIDASVLSGKTSNFAEPIFDSEEEKLEVPAIERPVEKPEVSEPIDAAPVDLEFESDPEFALFHTETATTTTEQPKEFDTEGLSHVDIFGGVESEKVLARLELVDAGEEECIAALAMARVQRISASCDAVTSRLELLTMDL